The DNA sequence AACGCCGGGGAACTCATGGGCAATGTCGGAGAAGAAGTGCGGTTCCACCAACAGTTCGCGCTGGTTCGACAATCGCCTCCGCACGCGCCGACGTACATCGCCGAAATCACCATCATTTCCCCGCGTCAGTTCCACTCCGGTCTCGAGCTCCTCTAGGTATCTCAGACTTCGCACGTCACCGAGGAATAGCGCACCTCCTGGCGCGAGGAGCCGAAGAGCCTCATCGATGACACGCCGGAGGTAACACGCACTGGGGAAATACTGCACTACTGAATTGAGTATGACCGTGTCAAAGGATCCGGTGGCGTAGTCACCCAATTCGTCTGCCGCACCGACAATGAGATGGACATGTCTCGCCCAACCCTCGTTCACATCGCGCAGCCACTCCTCAAGGCGGGCAACGGTTACGGGAGAGAGATCCGAGCCACAGTAGACCTCACACAGGGGGGCAATCTTCGACAAAATCAGTCCCGAGCCAACGCCGATCTCCAGTACTCGCCGCGGGCTGAGCTCGCGAATGCGGTCCACCGTTAGGTCGCGCCATTCACGCATCTGATCCAACGGGATCGGAGCTCCCGTGTAGCTGCTGGTCCAGCCCGTGAAATCGTCGTCGGCCGCTGAGCCGAATCGTGGCGACTGATGTTGTGTCCCATTGCCATACAACTCGTCGTAGACGTCACGCCAACGATGCACCGTATCGCGCTCATGCGTCGCGCCGAAGTCGCCTGATGCCGAGACGTATCCCACCAGCCTGGAATCTTTCGCCGGGCCCTCCGCATGCGCTATCACTACGGCACGGTCGACAGCAGGATGATCAGTCAGTACGGCTTCTATCTCACCCGGCTCAATGCGTACACCGTGGACTTTCATCTGAAAATCCTTGCGGCCCAGATATTCCAGGTACCCCGATGCATTCCACCGCACTACATCACCAGTACGGTACATGCGTTCCCCTGCCGCGGTCGGGCAGGCTACAAAGCGCTGTGCGGTCAGTCCCGGGCGGTTGACGTAACCACGAGCCAGTTGGATTCCGGCGATATACAGTTCACCCGCCACTCCCGGTGGCACCGGCCGCAGCCATCCATCCAGAACGAAGAGCCGGGTACCCGCAACCGGCACGCCGATCGGTACCGTGTCCGTATCCGTCTCTGAAACTTGGTGCGAAGTAACATCAATGGCTGTTTCCGTGGGCCCGTATAGGTTGTGTATCTCGACACCAGCTGCACGTACACGGACGGCCAGATCGGCAGGCAGTACTTCACCCGACGAGATGATCATCCTCAAGCCCCGGCATGCCGATAGATCGGCTTCGGCCGCGAACACCTCCAACACCGAAGGAACGAAGTGGGCAATCGTAATCTGCTCGGTGCGTATGAGAGTCTCCAGATAAGCATGATCGGTATGCCTGTCTGGAGAGGCGATGACCAATCGCGCTCCACATAGAATGGGCCACAACATCTCCCACATCGAGACATCAAAAGTAGCAGGAGTCTTGTGCAGCACCACATCGCTGGAACCCATGTGGTATCGCGCTTGCATCCATCCCAGATGGGCGGTAATGGCCGCGTGATCGACCATCACCCCCTTGGGCCGTCCGGTTGAACCAGAAGTGAAGATTATGTAGGCAATGTGGGCTGGCTGAAGTAGACACGTACGGTCGGCGTCACTGACTGGACTCCCAGAGAACCCCGACAAGTCAATCTTGTCGATCGCGATGACGGGGACAGACGCCGGCAGCCCTTGGATATGCGGGTCACCACTCCTCGTAAGAACAAGACGCGGTGTGGTCACCTCTGCGATATGTGCGTTGCGGTGTTCCGGCGACGCCGGATCGATAGGCAGGTAGGCGCCGCCCGCGACAATCACCGCGTACATACTCACCAACATGTCCACCGACCGCACCATCGCGACCCCTACGACGGTCTCGGGCCCGACACCCAGTTCAATCAACTGTCGCGCCAGCCGATTGACCCCGCGTGCGAATTCTCGGTACGTCCACGAAATGCCGTCACTGCGGACAGCCACTTCGCCTCCGTGATTCGCCATCCGCTCTGCGAAGATCTGCGCGAGTGAGATCTTCTCGGGAACAACGGGCGGCTCTGCGAGCTCATTACCATCACCCCACGCAAGTACCTGGCGCCGTTCCTCATCATCGAGCGTGTTGATCTTGCCCAGTGGGGTATCCCCCGACGCACTCAAGAACTCGTGAAGGTATCTCATACATCGATCGAGCCGTTGCCGGATATCCGCCGCGGTGAAGAAGGCGCCATTCCCCATCAGGTTGATGCGGATGAGACCCTCAGGCCCAGATCGGTAGACGTCGACATGCAGGTACTCGGTATTTCCTGAGGTGAGAATCTCGTACTTGCCCACGGCCGCACCCAGCCGCATCATGTTGTCGGCCAAAAGAATATTGACAGTTGGCCCGAACGCATTCCGCCCCTGTCCCACCGCACCGGCGTCACGTCTTATGTCCTCGAACCGGTACCGCGCATGCCGCAGGCCGGTAGACACCTCGGTGATGGCGGCTCCAATCAGGCCGTCTCGCGTCACCGGGTATCCGCACGGGAGCCCGATCGGTATCGCGTTAGAGATCATTCCGCCGGAAAGTTTCAGCGCCGTGGACCGCCGACCTGCAACGGCAAGCGCCACCATGCCCGTCTCCTGGCCCGCCAGCACTGATTCGAATCCGCAGAGCGCTGCTGTCAGAACCCTGGCGACGCTTGTGCCCGCCGCCCCGGCAACAGCATCCAGCCGCGCGCTTAAGTCCCCGCTAATCCCATCCTGTGCGCGGTGCTCCGATATCCCGCGAGCTCCGGCTTCGCGATTATGTACAGCGACTTCCAGCTCGGCTGTCCGCTCGGCCCAGTAGCGCCGGTCCAGCTCGAAAGCTTCAGAATTCGTGTATTCCTGTTCCAGCGCGATGAGTTCTGACACCGAGAGACCGCGATAGGGAGCTGGCTCGTTCCCTTGAATCCTCGCCGAGTAGTAGTCGGCGATCCGGGCAGTGATTCCGAGACCGCCATAGCCGTCCACCACGGCATGGTGCGACCGCACGTACCAGAAGTAGTGGTCCGGTCCCACCTTGATCAGCGCCCACAGCGTGAGCGGACTACACATCATGCGGAGCGGCCCGGTGTAGTCGCCACGCATCCACGAATACGCAGCAGCGACCGGGTCCGCCTCGTCGCTAAGGTCCACCCACAGTAAGTCTCTGCCTAGGCTCGGAGATAACCATTGGTACGGACGGCCATCGCGTTCAGAGAATCTGATCACGCCGGCACCGGACGCCGCGAGCTCGTAATTGCACGCTTGCGCTAGCAGTGGAAAGTCCACAGAGCCCGTGAGTTCTACGCAGTGCGCCACATTGCCTGCGGCCCCATCGGCAGGATCCACCGCCATCCACTGCTCGGATTGTGCGCGGGTGAGCTCCAGTCTCTGGAGATGCTGCGCATCCATCAGTGTTGCTCCTTGGCGAAGGCCCGGAACTGTTCCCCCAAGAAGGTCAGAACGTCCGGCACCGCAACAGTTGATCCAGGGCAGCGGCGGGCTAGCGTGGCGATCTCGTCTGCTTCACGGGCCATGCACTCCATCGCAATTTCGGGACGCGGAATGTACCGCGGCTCTCTTTCCAGCTCGAACGAAGGCCCTGCGGTCCTTCCCGCCAGCCCGGACGGCAGGGTGACGATCAGCTCGCCCAATGGGCGCAGCACGGTAACCATGATGTCTAAAGCCCAATTCATCAAGGGAGATCGCCGCAAGTTGCCCGCAGGACAGTAGCCAAAATGCTGCACCATAAGCTGCGCGGCCAACTGATAGGAACGGTTGAACGCCGTCATGGCGTCCCGTGCAGGTGCATTGGTGACATGGCACCTTGCGGCGTCAGCAGTATGCAGCGTTGGGTTGCGCAGAACCGGATACGCCGGGTCCCAGGGAATACGCTCTCCTCGTGAGGTATTCACGCGTTCGTCGACCAAGGATCCAGAAATCCTCAGGAAGGTCTCGAAGTGCGATTCTTCGTCTGTATTCGGCAACGCGATCTTTCCGCCCTCTCCGTGTTCGGTAACGAAATCGATCGCAAAAATCGCACTAGCGACATCGTCTACTTCCAACTGGTAATCAGGGTGGATAGCATTGACGGACTCGCGCATGAACAGGTGATGCCCTCCCCCGCCTTGATACTTCTTGGCCACCAACGCATCCGGGACTCGCTGAATCCCGGCTCGAATCGCGGCGTAGAGCTCACTCAAGGAGCCATATCGATACGGCCTTTGCGATGTGGGTCGATCATCCACCAGGCCGGGCACCAGCTCGTGAGGTCGTTCGAGTTCCACGAACCGCTCTACGGCAGCAAGTCCAAATGGTTCAAGGGAGAATTCGAGTGGAGTCCAGAGTCTGCCGTTGAGCCGCCCGAAGTCCAACCGCGGTACCTGAAACGGTAGCCCCAATGCCATTCGGATGTTGTTTATGGCGAGGAAGTGAATCATCTCCTCTCTTGCCACATTCATGAGGAGTCCTCGGTATCCATTGTCCAGTGTCTCCGGCCCGGAGCCACACGCCAGAGAGGACTGCCGCTCTGTCCAAATCCCATTTTTTACATAGCATTTCGCAGCGTCGTGAGTCGGGATCGAGTAGGCCGCGTAGAGGTACTGGATCATCACTGCCAGTTCGATCGACAGCGCCTGATCCAGGGCGACATGCAGCTCGCTACGTGTAGTGATCGCCTCGAGCGGCGGGCGGTGCCGAGTAGGCATGGGCGGGACCTGTCGCCGTGCTTCACATGCGAGGAAATACCTGTGCAACAAACGGAGTTGGGGCGCACTTATGTCGCGAGTCGACGGCATGAAGTACGTTCTGTCGCGGTGCACCGGATCGCTGACATGCCAGATCAGCCGTGCGTACGGCTCCACCTTGAACTCATCGGCAAGGCTCAATACGTCCGTCCGCATGAACGAGTACAACAGCTCGTAATAGGCGAACACCTCTTGGTACAGGAGGTCAAAACTGATGGCGCTATCGTGCAATTCGTCGAGGTACCACCGATCCGGGAGTACCCGTAATGAAATACTTCCCGCGGCGGGCCAATACCGCAGTTGGTCATCGTTATCGTATGCACCGCAAGCACTCTCCGCCTCAGGCGATGGCGATCCTTCGGGCTGCAGCAGCACCCGGGTGGTGCCGGCGCGCATGCCTTTCACCGTGATAACCCCGTGCCCGCGGGCATCTGTGCTCATGATGGCATCCGTCGCGTACTCGGCCGTGTCTGCCCCACGTAGGGCCACGATCATCACGTCTTCAGGAAGTGCTCCCGGCGCTTGCGCGACCGTATCCAGTGGCAATGCTCGTGGGTTGAAGAATTGGCGGATGCGTATCCCCCGGACGGCAGCAGGCTCCCCCCTGAAATACGAACGCACAGAGACGTCGACGGCGAAGTCCTCACCAGTTCGTGAGTTCGGATGTTCGAGGAACAAGCTCGCCTCATCAGACTGCACCACCGTTTCAGTCTCTTCCAGCAGGACCCGGCCTGATGCGATGAGGCGCAAAGCAGCGGCCGGATTCCCCTGGCGCTTATCAAGCCTCGGTACTGTGAGAATGCCAGAAGTCAGGTGATAGCTGTTGTCGAGATACGCGCTTCGTGGCACCACGGCGATGACTTCACCTGTGGTCGTCTGTAGTTCCAAATCCCCCATATCGGTCATTTGGTCCACGCAGCCGGCGGGCGTGTGACCGTCTTGCACCCCTCGCCGTACAGCGGGAATCGCGGTAACCAAGTTCATCGCTACCTCTGAGTCCGCCACCTGCACGCTCGCCATATGTGGCAAAGCATCTTCGCCGACAGTATTTTTCGATCGTGGAGTGAGCAATCGGCCAGCAGGGTAGGTGCGCAATTCCGTCGTCCGCCAGGGACCTATTGTTCCGCGCAGCCCCCACCGATCGGGGGAGTCGGCGGCGACCGGGGCCGCCATTCCCGTCAACGCGAACTGGACCACGAGTCCATCTGCCGCATCAGAATCGATCAGGTCACGCAGCGCCGCAAGGCCCGGCGAGGCCCCAGCGCCTTGCAGCCATTGCAGACCGTCGTCTCGGCCTATCGCGAACTGGAACAACGTCGAGCGTCGGAACCACTGCGCGAGTGGATGATCTCCGACTTCATTGACATGATGGGAGTTTTGCCAGCGCGGAGGGCAGTACCCATTGACATCACCGGTCAACAGGTAACCAACATCATGGGAGCGGCCCATGCGCCCAAGGGCCAACTGGCCAATCATCAGTGTTGTGGTCCAGTTTGACGAAGGGTCTACATCAAAAACCCTTGCGCGATTGGCAGTGCTCGCCGTGTACTCACAGTAGTGCCCCCAGAAGTCCACGGCTCGTCCGACGAGCAAGTCATCCGTATCGACCACTCCCGCCACTGACTCGCAAGAGACCACCTTTGCGTCGATCCAAAAGTGCCCATTCCCACCGAAATTCCATCCCTTCACGGTGTGGAAAGGACCACCGGCCGTCAACGCGCCCGACTGATCGAAACGACTCCCAGCGGCTTCCAGCAATTCATCGTATTCTCGAGCTGGCCGGTCAAGCGGAAAAGGACCGTCAACGGTGAGCGGTCGGTTGGTAGCGAGGTCCAGCAGCCCGCTACGCGGCCCGGTCGGCAGGCGCGTTACTGCGACACCTGCGAAATGTACTCTCGGCACGTTCAGCACGCTCATTCTCAGTACGGTCCGTTCCGGATCTCAGGCCGCATCCCAGGCAGCCGCAATCAGAGTGGGTATCAAGTCATGAGTGATGCGCACACCGGGTAGCGCAGCGGTGTAGTCGCGGAGAAACTCCGAAACGGTTTGCGGCGTAATGACTGATCTCATTTCCAGCCACCGCGGTTGAAGCATCATACGCAGGGCAGAGGCCGCCAGTTCTGCGCTGGCGGATGCCTCGTAGATGATGCGAGCATTGTCGAAGGCATAGGCGTATCCGGCGCCGGTGTCCGCCTCGCCATCGGGACGTGTGACATCGACAATCAACAATCGTCCACCGGGCGCGACGAGTTCGCGCAATCGCGGTAGCACCGTAGCCGCCGACCCCATGTGGAACACCGTGTTCACCGACATCACTAGATCGAACAGGCCATCAACATCTGGGGACAGCTCGAGTGCGCTGCGGCATTCGTACCGGATCGGCACCCGGCTCTCTTTGACGGCCGCCAAATCGAGCATGCGCTGGGCGACATCCACACCCACCACATCGTCGTAATGTTCAGCCAGCATGACGCAGTTATTGCCGGTACCGCAACCAACGTCGAGCGCGCGGCTGCCTACGGGCAGATGCTCGACAAGCCATGCACGAATCGGACTGGTACGTGCGTCCCTTACTGCCGTGAAACTCTCGTACATCTCGGCGAGATCATCGAAGTATGGCGTTTCGTCGGGCATCAAGTCCTTGGGATTACCAGCGGTCATACCGCGAAGGTACGTCCGGCTTCATCCGATGGCACTGAGCTGAGCCCCATCGCGATAGAAACTATGCGTATGCGTGGTGTGTATCGCTCTATACGCAGGATGAGCGCCTGGGCAACCGTGGGAATACTGGCAGTACCGCAGGAATCCCCTTACTACACAACAGGTTCAATGGGTGAAATGGGCTATGGAAACTGGCTATGATTGTGACGTTCTCGTCGTGGGGGCGGGTCCGAGTGGGCTATGCACCGCCTTGCTGCTCGCGCAGCACGGAGTGCGCGTGCGGGTCATTGATCGAAAGCCCGGGCCCGTGCAGCAATCTCGTGCGACCATTGTGCACGCCCGGACACTTGAGTACTTCGACCGTCTCGGAGTCGCCGAACACGCCGTTACCTGTGGCCTGCCGATAACTCATGTAGCCATTCACGAGAACGGCCGGCATGTGGGCGAGTTGCCGCTGGCCGGTAGAGGAACAGCGGCTCGGACCAGGTTTCCCTATGCACTCGCCCTAGAACAGTTCGCGACCGAGAGGCTTCTCGTCGCCGCGCTCGCTAGGCATGGCACAGACGTTGAATGGTGCTGTGCCGTAGAAGATATCGCCGAGATGGCTAACGGCGTGCATGTGGGCATTCAGGGCCCCACGGGTGTCGGCAGTATTTCTGCTCGCTGGCTCGTTGGCGCAGACGGGGCCAGCAGCACAATCCGGCGTCTTACCGGTCAGGAATTTCACGGCGAAACATACACACAGAAGGGGCTTCTCGCCGATGTCGACATGGAGGTTGACCTTGGTATCAAGAAGATGCGCCTGAACCTCACGCGTGGCGGATTCGTGGGGGTGCTTCCACTCGCGAGTGGGCACTACCGGCTTTTCGGTGTGGTACCGCCAGACTTTCACCGCGGGCCAGAAGCGGAGATCCTGTCACACGATGCCTATGCGCGACTCGACGACAGCGACCTGCGACACTGGTTCGAGTCCTACTTCTCGGTCGAAGCGAAGTTGCAGACTATCGTGTGGGCGGCCATGTTTCGATTTCACAGTCGCATCAGCAAGCGTTTCCGTGTCGACCACTCCTTTCTCGTTGGCGACGCCGCCCACATTCACAACCCTGCTGGAGGGCAAGGGCTCAATCTCGCAGTCGGCGACGCGGTGAACCTCGGATGGAAGCTCGCACAGGTTGTCAAGGGCGAGGCGCCGGCGTCGCTGCTGGAAACCTATGAAACCGAACGTCGTCCGATCGCCGCCGCCGTGTTGGCTCGCACTGATATCGGATTCAAGCTAGAGACATCAACCAGCCCCATGGCGTTGTGGATGCGAACGCACGTGGCAACTCGTGCAATCGGCCTTGCCTGCCGCCTGCCGCCGGTACGCAAGTTGTTCTTTGACATGTTCTCTCAGTTATGGATCAATTACCGGACTAGTACTGCCATCGATCGCTCGGACTCCCCCGGCCGTGGCCCTCACCCCGGCGATCGGGCACCCTATGCGACTCTCATCAGTCCCCGCGGCTCGGCCCGCAGCGTCATGGCGCTTACGCATCCACCGAACTATCACGCTCTCTTGATCGGAGCCATCGATCCATGCCAAGCTGCCCACCTGAGGAACCTCTTGACGGCTCGATACACCGCCGAAGTCGCGACGCATGTACTTACCGAAAACGAAACCGAGGTCTGCCGCGCATATCGGGTTACCAAGAACCCCAAGCTGGTCCTGGTGCGTCCAGACGGACATATCGCCGCCATCGTCCATCCATTCAACTGGGACACGCTCACGTATGTGCTACGGCATCTCGACGAGGCGCTGCTCCGCGTCGATCAAGACCGCGGCGAACACTAGTAACGGCAGAGCATTAGCGACGACGGGCCATGAAAGACCATGTCGCCTGGGTACTCCACCGTGTCGACGGCAAACTCGCCGAGTACGTCAAGCAACAGACCGAGGCCGATCTCAATCTCGGCGCGAGCAAGTGCTGCACCGAGGCAATAGTGAATTCCGTGCCCAAACCCAACACCGCACCCCGCGCCGCGATCGAGGCGCAGGGCATCCGGATCAGGAAAACGTGCGGGATCGCGATTGGCCGCACCCAGTACCGCCACCACCCGAGTGCCGCGGGGAATGTCGTTCCCTGCCAAGGACACGTCGCGGTACGCCCAACGAGTCACCGACTGCACCGGTCCATCGAATCGAACCAGCTCCTCGACCGCTGAGGTCGGAACACCCTCCGAAGCCCGCAGCAGGCTCAGCGCCTCCCGATCTTCGCCGAGAGCCAGGACCGCCTTGCCGAGTAGATTCGTCGTCGTTTCGTGTCCTGCCGACATGAGATGTACACAGCTAGAGGAGATTTCATCGGCAGAAAGCGCGCCATCCGACGCCATCAACGACACCAGGTCGTCTTTGGGGGCTCTCCGCCGCTGTCTCGCCTGCGAGGCAAAGTACTCAGTAAGTTCCGCCGCCGCGGTGTCAGCGAGCCAGAACACTTCAGCGCCACTCGCGAACCTCCGACTACTGCTTACAGCCTGAATAGCTATTACTCTGTCTCGTAACCACTTCCAGTCCGATGTTGGCACACCTAACAACTCTGAGATCACCAAAATCGGCAACGGTGCCGAAAAAGCCTCTACCAGATCGAATTCCGATTCATCGGCGCAGCGTGAAAGCAGCGCGACAGCAATCTCAGTAATTCGTTGCCGTAACCCCGCAACTACCGCAGGAGAGAATCGCCCAGCGAGTACAGACCTTAGTTCGGTGTGCCGGGGCGGGTCGAGAAACACCAGCCAGCTCTCCACCATATTCCGCAGGGCGACACACTCCGCCGGGACCAGGCCGGCGGCCCCGGAATGACCCGCCGTGGCCGCGCGGCGCCCAAAACTCCTACTAGAGAGAGCCTTCGCCACCTCGTCGTAGCCGAGTAAATAGTGCGTCCCGTCTGCGCCGCGATGGATCGTTGCCACATCACGGTAGCGCCGGTACACCGGATAGGGGTTCGCGACTTCGGCGGCCGACCAGCCGGTTAAGGCAAATGGCGGCAGCGTGTCACGGTTCACGATTCCGGTCACCTCGAGTAGACGCCTCGTACTCGTTCGACAAGCTCCTCCGGATTCACCGGAGGCCGCTCGCCGCGCCAGGCGACGTGACCGTCTGGTCGGACTAGAACGAACCGCTGCGCATAAAGTTCGGCAATATCCCGCTGCCTCTCAGCGACCACCGTCAACGGGACACGCTTATCTGCGAAAGCCCTTTCCAGCCGCCGAATTCGACCAGATGGCGCAAAACACAGCAATACGAATCCCTTGCCAAACAGATCCAGCGTCGAGGCTCCCGTCGCCAGCCAGGCGTGTGGAGCGCGTGATCCGGGTCGCGTGCTGGGCCGCATGTCGTCTACGCCGGAAGATGAATGCACCGCAGGGCACACCTCCGAGTCTGGAATCACCAACGGAGAGTTCTCATATCTGAAACCAAGATGGATATCGGGGGCGTCAAATTCCCTGGCCAGCCCACTGTCAGCGAGTGCGTCCCGGGCACGCGCACGCAACCACTCACCGTGTGCGGAGTCATCCCCGAGCCCGTCCGGAACCGTGCGTTTCATTGCCCGGACAAGATTGTGGTTGGCCTCCTCCACTCCCCTGAGCGCGACCGGCCTACGCTCAACGGCGTAGCTATCGAGTAGGTGGGGCCCGGCCCATCCATCCAATGTGGCGGCTATTTTCCAACCAAGGTCGGCGGCGCCACAGATTCCGGTGTTCATGCCGAAACCACCAGACGGCGAGAGTGTGTGTGCAGCATCACCGACCAAGAACACTCTGCCGTGACGGAATCTCTCGGCCACGCGATGCACCAAATGCCACTCGTTGTCCGACAACACCTCGACCGGAGTGCTAAACGCAATTGCTCTCCTTACCAACGCGTCAGCGTCGTCCATCGCCTCCCGGTCACCCTGGAGCCCAACGGTCAACCGATAGAGCTCCCGACCGTCAAGCGCTCTCACAGGGAATCTCAGTGCGGAGGACATCATCAGGTAGTAGAAACCCGCAGCAGACTCCCCCAGCTGCATGCCTAGCTTGGGCGCACGGAACAGAATGTTGCGAAAAGTCTGTGTGCGGTGCAACGGCGGCGCCGAGATACCACACGCATGCCTGACGTATGAAGAAGTGCCGTCACACGCGACCATGTATCGCGCATGGATTGTCGATTGCACACCCGTCACGAGGTCAGTGACCCGGCCGAATACACCTTCGTCGTCCTGATCAAAGCTATCGAGCCGAGTACGTGTCAATATAGGACCCGCGGGAGCGATGCCGAGGTCGGCGTAAAGCAATGGCGCCAGCCAATGCTGCGGACAGATCGCATCCGGTTCTGGCGTGTGTTGGTAGTCCGGTCGCGTGTCCATGGTGAATCTACGAACCCGGAACAACTCATGGCCGCCGATCTTGGTGACCCACGCGCAATCCAGTGAATGGTCGCCGGGCCAACCGGACTTGCGGATCTTCTCCGCGACCCCCCAGCGGCGGAACAACTCCATCGACCGCGGACCAATGCCACTCACTCTCGGATGAGTGACCGTACCGTCGCCAGACTCAACGATCACGAAGTCCACACCGCGCGAGCGTAATTCCATCCCCATGGCCAGTCCTGTAGGCCCACCACCGACGATCAACACATCGACAGAACGTTCCGCATCCGCAGTCACGCCGCACCCCCCTCGCGGCCGCCGCCACGAGCCACGGCTCCCACGCCGATCGACTGCAGGTAGGCGTCTATCTGGTTCACGGCTTCCAAGCCCGACTCCACCGCACCCTCGATCCAGGCCGGGACAGACGAGCAGTGCTCACCGGCGAAGAACAACGCACCCTGGGACGCTGCCGCCAGCACGCGCTCCTCCTCCGCCGTATCTGAATCCTTGCCCCACCTGACCGAAGCCGCGCCCATGCTGAGCGGATCCTCACCCCATGCCCGCATTACCCTGCCGCACACCATGCTTGGTTGACTGAGCTCTGGATGGATCTTGCAGAGTTCCGCACGGACCATTGCCAAGCGTTGCTCCCTCGGAATTTGCGCCAGCAAGTCTGCGTCCGGGCCAATGGTGTAGCTGGCCAGTAATGTCGCACCCAGACGAGGATCGCTCTCGACAGGTGGGTAGTAGGTCTGGCGTACCAGGCCGCCGGTAAACGAACCGCCGCCGCTAATCCCGTCGCGCTCCCAGAAGGCCTCACGGCAATGCAGAGCGATCTTGGTCGCTGCCCAGTAACGCATATCTCTGATCACCGCCATCTTGTCTGCGGTCATGCCGGACAACCGAATTCTGCGTAGAACCGAGAAGGGCACCGTGCACAGGACGCAGTGACGTCTGATCAACTCGGTCGCCGTGCCGCGATGTGTCTCTACAAGCACTCCATCGCGCACCACATGCAGGCCGGTGACCCGGCTCCCCCGGTGGATGGGACCGCGTAACTGCGCCGACAAGCGGAGGGCGATCTGATCGATTCCACCTTCCAGGCGGAACAATGCCGATGATGTTTCGGTGACGACGTCGGCGAAGAAAAGCTGGAGCCTGGTTCCACATGCGAAGTTCGGATGGTTGGCGAAGAATCGGTTGAGATCAACACGTTCTACGCCACCTCGTGTGACGATGAACGGCGCCAGATCGATGCGGCGCAGTAGATCGAGCAGCTCGACATTGAGATCCGAGCCAAGACCACGGCGGAACCTATCAGGCGCAATGGCGTTGACACTTGCGGCCAGCCAAGACGCGCACAACACCGCATCATCTGGATAACGCTGTCTTAGAGAGCTTTCCGCAAGAAATTTAGCTACCAGTATTGGTGATGCGTCTCGCACTCGTGCGTGACCATCGGGCGTCGCGAGGTACGTGGAATCATCGGAGAACAGGGTCCGGAATTGCCGTACCCGATCGGACAGCCCAAGCTGATCGACCAATTTCATTGTTCGGCAGTGCCGGGCCGGGATCCGCATCGCACCAAGTTCGGCGATTGGCCCCTTTCGATCCGACGAGAAACTATGCGTGTGTAAGCGCCCGCCCACAGTCGGACGCGCCTCGAGAAGCTCGACATGATGGCCACGCTGTTCCAGCTCATACGCCGCGACAAGTCCGGCGACACCAGCGCCAATAACAGTGACACCCTGTGACCGGACGATTCCCTTCTTCCCATGTGTTTCACTCGGCGCCAATGTCATCCGCGCATACTCCTCGGGGTTTGGTTTCTTATCCACTTCCCATCCTCTGTCCAGGCCGGCAGTCTCCACATCACTCATCTGCCCAAAC is a window from the Mycobacteroides salmoniphilum genome containing:
- a CDS encoding ferritin-like domain-containing protein; the protein is MSVLNVPRVHFAGVAVTRLPTGPRSGLLDLATNRPLTVDGPFPLDRPAREYDELLEAAGSRFDQSGALTAGGPFHTVKGWNFGGNGHFWIDAKVVSCESVAGVVDTDDLLVGRAVDFWGHYCEYTASTANRARVFDVDPSSNWTTTLMIGQLALGRMGRSHDVGYLLTGDVNGYCPPRWQNSHHVNEVGDHPLAQWFRRSTLFQFAIGRDDGLQWLQGAGASPGLAALRDLIDSDAADGLVVQFALTGMAAPVAADSPDRWGLRGTIGPWRTTELRTYPAGRLLTPRSKNTVGEDALPHMASVQVADSEVAMNLVTAIPAVRRGVQDGHTPAGCVDQMTDMGDLELQTTTGEVIAVVPRSAYLDNSYHLTSGILTVPRLDKRQGNPAAALRLIASGRVLLEETETVVQSDEASLFLEHPNSRTGEDFAVDVSVRSYFRGEPAAVRGIRIRQFFNPRALPLDTVAQAPGALPEDVMIVALRGADTAEYATDAIMSTDARGHGVITVKGMRAGTTRVLLQPEGSPSPEAESACGAYDNDDQLRYWPAAGSISLRVLPDRWYLDELHDSAISFDLLYQEVFAYYELLYSFMRTDVLSLADEFKVEPYARLIWHVSDPVHRDRTYFMPSTRDISAPQLRLLHRYFLACEARRQVPPMPTRHRPPLEAITTRSELHVALDQALSIELAVMIQYLYAAYSIPTHDAAKCYVKNGIWTERQSSLACGSGPETLDNGYRGLLMNVAREEMIHFLAINNIRMALGLPFQVPRLDFGRLNGRLWTPLEFSLEPFGLAAVERFVELERPHELVPGLVDDRPTSQRPYRYGSLSELYAAIRAGIQRVPDALVAKKYQGGGGHHLFMRESVNAIHPDYQLEVDDVASAIFAIDFVTEHGEGGKIALPNTDEESHFETFLRISGSLVDERVNTSRGERIPWDPAYPVLRNPTLHTADAARCHVTNAPARDAMTAFNRSYQLAAQLMVQHFGYCPAGNLRRSPLMNWALDIMVTVLRPLGELIVTLPSGLAGRTAGPSFELEREPRYIPRPEIAMECMAREADEIATLARRCPGSTVAVPDVLTFLGEQFRAFAKEQH
- a CDS encoding class I SAM-dependent methyltransferase; amino-acid sequence: MTAGNPKDLMPDETPYFDDLAEMYESFTAVRDARTSPIRAWLVEHLPVGSRALDVGCGTGNNCVMLAEHYDDVVGVDVAQRMLDLAAVKESRVPIRYECRSALELSPDVDGLFDLVMSVNTVFHMGSAATVLPRLRELVAPGGRLLIVDVTRPDGEADTGAGYAYAFDNARIIYEASASAELAASALRMMLQPRWLEMRSVITPQTVSEFLRDYTAALPGVRITHDLIPTLIAAAWDAA
- a CDS encoding FAD-dependent oxidoreductase, whose product is METGYDCDVLVVGAGPSGLCTALLLAQHGVRVRVIDRKPGPVQQSRATIVHARTLEYFDRLGVAEHAVTCGLPITHVAIHENGRHVGELPLAGRGTAARTRFPYALALEQFATERLLVAALARHGTDVEWCCAVEDIAEMANGVHVGIQGPTGVGSISARWLVGADGASSTIRRLTGQEFHGETYTQKGLLADVDMEVDLGIKKMRLNLTRGGFVGVLPLASGHYRLFGVVPPDFHRGPEAEILSHDAYARLDDSDLRHWFESYFSVEAKLQTIVWAAMFRFHSRISKRFRVDHSFLVGDAAHIHNPAGGQGLNLAVGDAVNLGWKLAQVVKGEAPASLLETYETERRPIAAAVLARTDIGFKLETSTSPMALWMRTHVATRAIGLACRLPPVRKLFFDMFSQLWINYRTSTAIDRSDSPGRGPHPGDRAPYATLISPRGSARSVMALTHPPNYHALLIGAIDPCQAAHLRNLLTARYTAEVATHVLTENETEVCRAYRVTKNPKLVLVRPDGHIAAIVHPFNWDTLTYVLRHLDEALLRVDQDRGEH
- a CDS encoding cytochrome P450; translated protein: MSAGHETTTNLLGKAVLALGEDREALSLLRASEGVPTSAVEELVRFDGPVQSVTRWAYRDVSLAGNDIPRGTRVVAVLGAANRDPARFPDPDALRLDRGAGCGVGFGHGIHYCLGAALARAEIEIGLGLLLDVLGEFAVDTVEYPGDMVFHGPSSLMLCRY